Proteins encoded in a region of the Candidatus Nitrosomarinus catalina genome:
- a CDS encoding Fe(2+)-trafficking protein, with protein MSRTCTKCKNSIPDTEQLGPVNEKYPTCTKCWTEWKEYQIMVMNEMKLDMSMADHRKLLKKHEKIFVGVLSPEGEIIDYTNEDNRKPDEPQVN; from the coding sequence ATGAGTCGTACATGTACCAAATGCAAAAATTCTATTCCTGATACTGAACAATTAGGACCAGTAAACGAAAAATATCCTACATGTACAAAGTGTTGGACTGAATGGAAAGAATATCAGATTATGGTCATGAATGAAATGAAATTAGATATGTCTATGGCTGATCACAGAAAATTATTAAAAAAACATGAAAAAATCTTTGTAGGTGTATTGTCTCCTGAAGGAGAAATCATTGATTATACAAATGAAGATAATAGAAAACCTGATGAGCCTCAAGTAAACTAA
- a CDS encoding adenylosuccinate synthetase, which produces MTSTVVVGGFFGDEGKGKIISYLAIKDDPKIIVRGGAGPNAGHTIMDGDKVYKVRMLPSGFLNKNAKVMIGPGVVINPEVLANEIRDFGASGRVFIDKHCGVIEDSHLQRDSKGELKEKIGSTGSGTGPANSDRAMRVLKMAKDFDSLSSLITDVPEEINSALSENQNVLVEGTQGTFLSLWHGTYPFVTSKDVTASGICADVGLGPTKVDEVIVVFKSYVTRVGTGPLAKELSLEEAEKKNWSEFGTVTGRQRRAADFDFDLARRAIMLNGATQISITKLDVLFTDCAGKTSFDELSEDAKSFIKNIENELNTPVTIIGTGPAINDVVDRRN; this is translated from the coding sequence ATGACATCCACTGTTGTTGTTGGAGGATTTTTTGGTGATGAAGGCAAAGGAAAAATTATTTCTTATTTGGCAATTAAAGATGATCCTAAAATTATTGTTCGAGGAGGTGCAGGTCCAAATGCTGGCCATACTATTATGGATGGTGATAAAGTCTACAAAGTTAGAATGCTTCCAAGTGGATTTTTAAATAAAAATGCTAAGGTTATGATTGGACCTGGTGTTGTAATTAACCCTGAAGTTTTAGCCAATGAAATTCGGGATTTTGGTGCATCTGGTCGTGTTTTTATCGATAAACACTGTGGCGTAATTGAAGATTCCCACTTACAACGAGATTCTAAAGGAGAATTAAAAGAAAAAATTGGTAGTACTGGTAGTGGAACTGGTCCAGCAAATTCTGATAGAGCAATGCGTGTCTTAAAAATGGCAAAAGATTTTGATTCATTATCTTCTTTGATTACTGACGTTCCTGAAGAGATTAATTCAGCATTATCTGAAAATCAAAATGTTCTAGTTGAAGGTACTCAAGGAACATTCCTTTCACTATGGCACGGAACATATCCTTTTGTTACTTCTAAAGATGTAACTGCATCTGGAATTTGTGCTGATGTTGGTTTAGGACCAACAAAAGTTGATGAAGTAATTGTTGTTTTCAAATCATATGTTACTCGTGTTGGAACTGGTCCTTTAGCTAAAGAATTATCTCTAGAAGAAGCTGAAAAGAAAAATTGGTCTGAATTTGGAACTGTAACTGGTCGTCAAAGACGTGCAGCTGATTTTGATTTTGATTTAGCCAGGCGTGCAATTATGCTTAATGGTGCAACACAAATTTCTATCACAAAACTTGATGTTCTTTTTACTGACTGTGCTGGAAAAACATCTTTTGATGAATTATCTGAGGATGCAAAATCATTTATCAAAAATATAGAGAATGAATTAAACACGCCTGTAACAATTATTGGAACTGGTCCTGCTATCAATGATGTTGTTGATAGAAGAAACTAG
- the pyrF gene encoding orotidine-5'-phosphate decarboxylase, whose product MATFKTRLSQISKSNGKVILANDYDSSEKNLQNKTIQNIKKLNPYLCAIKLNFHLLLPLSSKEIIKINKTAHDYGLQTIADIKLNDIGNTNRVTTEHLWNLGFDAVIANPIMGLDSLKNLVKSSHKEKNGVITLCHMSAPEARLSYDMEIKMGKKQQLYQLFLNWALTAKVDGIVVGATFPKIIQYCSKQAGKNLSIFSPGVGTQGGNASEVISSGTDYLIVGRTILNAKNPVNVAKELQSQSI is encoded by the coding sequence ATGGCCACCTTCAAAACTAGACTTTCACAGATCTCAAAAAGTAATGGCAAAGTAATTCTTGCAAATGATTATGATTCTTCAGAAAAAAATTTACAGAATAAAACTATTCAAAACATCAAAAAACTAAATCCCTATCTTTGTGCAATTAAATTAAATTTTCATTTACTACTTCCTCTAAGTTCTAAAGAAATTATTAAAATCAATAAAACAGCACATGATTATGGATTACAAACAATTGCAGATATCAAATTAAATGACATTGGAAATACTAATCGTGTAACAACTGAACATTTGTGGAATTTGGGATTTGATGCTGTTATTGCAAATCCTATCATGGGTTTGGATAGCTTAAAGAATTTGGTAAAATCATCTCACAAAGAAAAAAATGGCGTAATTACTTTGTGTCACATGAGTGCACCTGAGGCTAGATTATCATATGATATGGAAATTAAAATGGGCAAAAAACAACAATTATACCAATTATTTCTAAATTGGGCATTAACTGCAAAAGTAGATGGAATTGTCGTTGGCGCAACGTTTCCAAAAATCATACAATATTGTTCTAAACAAGCTGGAAAAAATTTAAGTATATTTTCACCTGGAGTTGGAACTCAGGGTGGAAATGCATCAGAAGTAATTTCTTCTGGTACTGATTATCTAATTGTTGGTAGAACTATTTTAAATGCAAAGAATCCTGTTAACGTTGCAAAAGAATTACAATCACAAAGTATTTGA
- a CDS encoding bis(5'-nucleosyl)-tetraphosphatase: protein MIEETSAGIVLFRKEESKILFLLLHYPSGHWDFVKGKMEQEESTHQTAVRETKEETGITDIVFVENFEEWIQYNFKYQGELVQKKVVFFLAETKTKEVKISHEHSGYTWLDYNSSMEKTTFDNAKTVLTKAEKLLSNTL, encoded by the coding sequence ATGATTGAAGAGACATCTGCAGGAATTGTTTTATTTAGAAAAGAAGAATCAAAAATTCTATTTCTATTACTACATTATCCATCAGGTCATTGGGATTTTGTAAAAGGAAAAATGGAGCAAGAGGAATCAACACATCAAACAGCTGTTAGAGAAACAAAAGAAGAAACAGGAATTACAGATATTGTATTTGTTGAAAATTTTGAAGAGTGGATTCAATATAATTTCAAATATCAAGGTGAATTAGTTCAAAAAAAAGTTGTATTCTTTTTAGCAGAAACTAAAACTAAAGAGGTAAAAATTTCACATGAACACAGTGGATATACATGGTTAGATTATAATTCATCAATGGAAAAAACAACATTTGATAATGCAAAAACAGTTCTTACTAAAGCTGAAAAATTGTTATCAAATACTTTGTGA
- the uppS gene encoding polyprenyl diphosphate synthase, protein MSKVKDIVLQLSGLYKIYGKKLENEIKTGDIPNHIALILDGNRRWAKRHLEINKKGHWRGADAVENLLDWCEEFNIKIVTLYALSAENLERKDSELDDLYELIRMRLEKLYNDPRIHRCEMRVKAIGRIELLPESIKEVLTRLDNATKNYDNHFLNIALAYGGQYELVDAVKKIGEKIKDGNLEISEITKKEIESNLYTSHLPQSAPDMILRTSGEKRLSGFLMWQSAYSELVFMDIFWPEFRKIDLMRAIRTFQERKRRLGK, encoded by the coding sequence ATGAGTAAAGTAAAAGACATTGTTTTGCAATTATCAGGATTATACAAAATATATGGAAAAAAACTAGAAAATGAAATTAAAACAGGAGACATTCCCAACCATATTGCATTAATTTTGGATGGAAATAGGCGATGGGCAAAACGACATTTAGAAATTAATAAAAAAGGACATTGGAGAGGTGCAGATGCAGTTGAGAATTTACTTGATTGGTGTGAGGAATTTAATATCAAAATTGTCACACTTTATGCATTATCAGCAGAGAATTTAGAAAGAAAAGATAGTGAATTAGATGATCTCTATGAATTAATTAGAATGAGATTAGAAAAATTATACAACGATCCTAGAATACACAGATGTGAAATGAGAGTTAAAGCAATTGGAAGAATAGAATTACTTCCAGAATCAATTAAAGAAGTTTTAACTAGATTAGATAATGCAACAAAAAATTATGATAATCATTTTCTAAATATTGCATTAGCTTATGGAGGACAGTATGAATTAGTTGATGCAGTAAAAAAAATTGGAGAGAAAATTAAAGACGGAAATTTGGAAATAAGTGAGATTACAAAAAAAGAGATTGAATCAAATCTATATACTTCACATTTACCACAGTCAGCACCAGATATGATTTTACGCACATCAGGTGAAAAAAGATTAAGTGGGTTTTTGATGTGGCAAAGTGCCTATAGTGAACTGGTTTTCATGGATATTTTTTGGCCAGAATTCAGAAAGATTGATTTAATGAGAGCGATAAGAACATTTCAGGAAAGGAAAAGGAGATTAGGAAAATGA
- a CDS encoding DUF373 family protein, whose product MSQRSSKVQKDVSKSTANKLVVICVDRDDDVGEKTGISTPVIGRDACIEAAQRLALEDPEDADSNSIFAAIKTYEDLISKGYQVEVATITGVKDRGVQADEKILREARIILEKFDANGAVIVSDGEDDESVIPVIQNVLPVVSVQRVVMKVSRSVEYSYAVFGKYLKMIAYDTKYSKFFLGVPGILLLIGGIGTVFGYTAEIFAVLVSILGGAFLIRAFDIDRAWTSWSKPTPTGFIRMFTMVTGVLLILSSVPAGISTIDPQIIEENGGVVESMSNQIVIGQFVAGSLPILWIGLGAIFAGTLLSNWIGGIPRQISDILRIIVLISLYPIIAQFTNIMIFDESSFTLIPPLLGGLAVTLVSATILFKKYRKQKDQEMV is encoded by the coding sequence ATGTCTCAAAGATCTTCGAAAGTTCAAAAAGATGTAAGTAAATCAACAGCCAATAAATTAGTTGTAATTTGTGTAGATAGAGACGACGATGTAGGTGAAAAAACAGGAATCAGCACTCCAGTAATAGGAAGGGATGCATGTATAGAAGCAGCACAAAGATTAGCATTAGAAGATCCCGAGGATGCTGATTCTAATTCAATTTTTGCTGCAATTAAGACTTATGAAGATTTGATAAGTAAAGGATACCAAGTTGAAGTGGCTACCATTACAGGAGTTAAAGATAGAGGGGTACAAGCAGATGAGAAAATTTTACGAGAAGCAAGAATTATTCTAGAAAAATTTGATGCAAATGGTGCAGTAATTGTTTCAGATGGTGAAGATGATGAGAGTGTAATTCCAGTTATCCAAAATGTACTGCCAGTTGTTTCAGTACAAAGAGTAGTGATGAAAGTAAGTAGAAGTGTAGAGTATTCTTATGCAGTTTTTGGAAAATATCTGAAAATGATTGCTTATGATACAAAATATTCAAAATTCTTTTTGGGAGTTCCAGGAATTCTTTTGTTGATAGGGGGAATTGGAACCGTTTTTGGATATACTGCAGAAATTTTTGCAGTACTTGTAAGTATTTTAGGTGGAGCATTTTTAATCAGAGCATTTGATATAGATAGAGCTTGGACAAGCTGGTCAAAACCTACACCGACAGGTTTTATCAGAATGTTTACAATGGTTACGGGAGTGTTATTGATTTTATCATCAGTACCGGCGGGAATTAGTACAATCGATCCTCAGATAATTGAAGAAAATGGTGGAGTAGTTGAAAGTATGTCTAATCAAATTGTTATTGGACAATTTGTAGCAGGCTCATTGCCAATTTTATGGATTGGATTGGGAGCAATTTTTGCTGGAACATTACTTAGTAATTGGATTGGAGGAATTCCAAGACAAATTAGTGATATTCTAAGAATTATTGTTTTGATTTCATTATATCCAATAATTGCTCAATTTACCAATATTATGATATTTGATGAAAGTTCATTCACATTAATTCCACCATTATTAGGAGGATTAGCAGTAACATTAGTTTCAGCCACAATTCTGTTTAAAAAATACAGAAAACAAAAAGACCAAGAAATGGTATGA
- a CDS encoding DUF5679 domain-containing protein: protein MVQAYCVKCRAKTDIKDPKEVKLKNGRPAVKGTCPTCGTNVFRIGAMPKE, encoded by the coding sequence ATGGTTCAAGCATATTGTGTAAAATGTAGAGCAAAAACGGATATCAAAGATCCTAAAGAAGTGAAACTAAAGAATGGACGTCCAGCTGTAAAAGGCACATGTCCAACTTGTGGAACTAACGTATTCCGTATTGGCGCAATGCCAAAAGAATAG
- a CDS encoding translation initiation factor IF-2 subunit beta, with protein MTKSDYEKLLKRIEDKLGDSTEKSSTRFELPVVDVMWEGQKTFLRNFSEFPKVLRREPDKVLQYLSKEFAVPAERLGDKAMFVGRRAPDDFTRLFQIYVKDYVECPTCKSPDSKIIKENRISFLICEACGAKSTLKGKYA; from the coding sequence ATGACTAAATCTGACTATGAGAAATTACTTAAACGAATTGAAGACAAATTAGGTGATTCGACTGAAAAATCTTCTACCCGGTTTGAACTACCTGTTGTGGATGTAATGTGGGAAGGACAAAAAACATTTTTACGTAATTTCTCTGAATTTCCAAAAGTTTTACGAAGAGAACCCGATAAGGTACTTCAATACTTGTCAAAAGAATTTGCAGTTCCCGCAGAAAGATTGGGTGATAAAGCAATGTTTGTTGGACGTAGAGCTCCAGATGATTTTACAAGATTATTTCAAATTTATGTTAAAGACTATGTTGAATGTCCAACTTGTAAAAGTCCTGATTCAAAAATTATTAAAGAAAACCGTATTTCATTTTTAATTTGTGAAGCATGTGGTGCAAAATCTACTTTGAAAGGTAAATATGCGTAA
- a CDS encoding DUF424 domain-containing protein, which translates to MQFSVRISDYQKNIMVNMCDAELIGKDVFDGKLKIHISESYYGKQIVNKDEATSFLKSASIMNLVGKETISLAIDLGIGSKDGVKIISDIPFLIIFNS; encoded by the coding sequence ATGCAATTTTCAGTAAGAATTTCTGATTACCAAAAAAACATCATGGTCAATATGTGTGATGCTGAATTAATAGGAAAAGATGTTTTTGATGGTAAATTAAAAATTCACATTAGTGAAAGCTATTATGGTAAACAAATAGTAAACAAAGATGAGGCTACCTCTTTTTTAAAATCTGCTTCCATTATGAATCTAGTTGGTAAAGAAACAATTTCTTTAGCTATTGATCTTGGAATTGGTTCTAAAGATGGTGTTAAAATTATTTCTGATATTCCATTTTTAATTATATTTAATTCGTGA
- a CDS encoding serine protein kinase RIO: protein MTDTISRKLESKIDDKLISKSKRRELDDGFKKGKVVNEVLDKPTVMTLYKMITDHVIAYVNGSVSAGKESVVFWGVADDDTSVALKIYLVSTSNFKKREPYLTGDPRFRHVKKGTKNLVYLWAKKEYRNLTQCYEAGIPVPRPLYVTNNVLAMDFVGNDGAPCRALLTSNVEQNDYEQAISLIKDLYHKAKLVHGDFSEYNIFKTDDGLVVFDLGSAVDLRHPNSKEFLKRDINNITRFFKKRGMTIEDPVDIFEDIVNEL from the coding sequence TTGACTGATACTATTAGTAGAAAATTAGAATCTAAAATTGATGATAAATTAATTTCAAAATCTAAACGAAGAGAACTAGATGATGGATTTAAGAAAGGTAAAGTTGTCAATGAAGTTTTAGATAAACCTACAGTTATGACATTATACAAAATGATAACAGATCATGTAATTGCATATGTTAATGGTTCTGTAAGTGCTGGAAAAGAATCTGTTGTTTTTTGGGGTGTTGCTGATGATGATACTAGTGTTGCATTGAAAATTTATTTGGTTAGTACTTCTAATTTTAAAAAACGTGAACCATATCTTACGGGAGATCCTAGATTCCGTCATGTCAAAAAGGGGACCAAAAATTTAGTTTACTTATGGGCAAAAAAAGAATACCGTAATCTTACCCAATGCTATGAGGCTGGAATTCCTGTACCTAGACCTCTTTATGTTACAAATAATGTACTAGCTATGGATTTTGTGGGTAATGATGGTGCACCTTGTAGGGCTTTGCTAACCTCAAATGTAGAACAAAATGATTATGAACAAGCAATTTCTTTAATTAAAGATCTATACCATAAAGCAAAATTAGTACATGGTGATTTTTCAGAATATAATATTTTTAAAACTGATGATGGATTAGTTGTATTTGATTTGGGTTCTGCTGTTGATCTTAGACATCCAAATTCTAAGGAGTTTCTTAAAAGAGACATTAATAACATTACACGATTCTTTAAGAAAAGAGGAATGACTATTGAAGATCCTGTTGACATATTTGAGGATATTGTAAATGAGCTTTGA
- a CDS encoding KH domain-containing protein produces MSFEKLIRIPNDRIGALIGKSGSVKSSIEKSCYVSIDIDGDNGEVFIKSVGDVEKMQPFKAMEIVNAIGRGFSPENAMTLLEGENTLHVIDLREFAGKSNANVERIKGRIIGEGGRARKNMENLTSTHISVYGRTVSIIGDASKLRLVVDAISAISSGGMHGAVYDKLEAANRRTKQEKMQLWEDQDVFY; encoded by the coding sequence ATGAGCTTTGAAAAATTAATTCGTATACCTAATGATAGAATAGGTGCTCTAATTGGAAAATCTGGTAGCGTTAAATCTTCAATTGAAAAATCTTGTTATGTTTCAATTGATATTGACGGTGATAACGGCGAAGTTTTTATAAAATCTGTTGGTGATGTTGAAAAAATGCAACCATTCAAAGCAATGGAAATTGTTAATGCAATTGGACGAGGATTTTCTCCTGAAAATGCAATGACTTTGTTAGAAGGTGAAAATACATTACATGTAATAGACCTTAGAGAATTTGCTGGAAAATCTAATGCAAATGTTGAAAGGATAAAAGGGAGGATCATTGGAGAAGGAGGTAGAGCAAGAAAAAATATGGAAAATCTTACTAGTACACACATTTCAGTTTATGGAAGAACGGTTTCAATTATTGGCGATGCAAGTAAATTAAGATTAGTAGTTGATGCAATTTCTGCTATTTCCAGTGGAGGTATGCATGGTGCAGTTTATGACAAATTAGAAGCTGCAAACCGAAGAACAAAACAAGAAAAAATGCAATTGTGGGAAGATCAAGATGTCTTCTATTAA
- a CDS encoding DNA topoisomerase VI subunit B has product MSSIKEKFNQISPSEFFYSNRDLAGFSNPTRSLYTAVREFVENALDACDQKGILPDVHLTIKAVDPDKPDPKPYILTVKDNGPGIDAEHIPLAFGTVLYGSKFGLKQARGMFGLGATMAILYGQITTNKPVTVKSSSDAKIQNQFEILLDIQKNKPVIVKHTTKEVAKKGLSVSICLEGDYSKAGNKIRDYVYETSLITPYASITFDDPKGQKFSHPRFVKDIPPPPTIIRPHPHGIDVERIRRMIVESQFEIPTIDDAMIEKVRKDLGLSKKNLSFSSIMDKAKKKWKNLPRQVRVVIALMSFLKMDFEKLNKIRIEDIDMPNKKLFYWDFGDSQSKSVDMDPESQYYKQLTNTVQGEPLTTFLTKRFQRVGPTTAVKFAEFAKIKPEKRMGTLTNQELVNLSDSLQKFDDFMAPDSSCLAPLGAEPLEKGIKKFFNPDFVAVVQRPASAYSGFPFIIEMGIAYGGDIKSGGPHVYRYANRIPLLYDEGSDVVIKVVNDTDWGRYKVKGEPPFIIVSHICSTRIPYKTAGKENVADRQEIERELRLALQFLSRKLSSFMSKRGQAEAAKKRANLYAKYIPMIAEFCTELAGKKKEPNYKKMLETEIETENKKAVKEEKEIGNK; this is encoded by the coding sequence ATGTCTTCTATTAAAGAAAAATTTAATCAAATTTCTCCTAGTGAGTTTTTTTATAGTAATAGGGATTTAGCTGGATTTAGTAATCCTACTCGTTCACTATACACTGCTGTTCGTGAATTTGTTGAAAATGCACTAGATGCATGTGATCAAAAAGGCATTCTTCCAGACGTTCATCTTACCATCAAGGCTGTTGATCCTGATAAACCTGACCCTAAACCTTACATTTTGACTGTAAAAGATAATGGACCTGGAATTGATGCAGAACACATCCCACTTGCTTTTGGAACTGTACTTTATGGTTCAAAATTTGGACTTAAACAAGCAAGAGGTATGTTTGGGTTGGGTGCAACAATGGCAATTTTGTATGGACAAATTACAACAAACAAACCTGTAACTGTAAAAAGTTCTTCAGACGCCAAAATTCAAAATCAATTTGAAATATTGTTGGATATTCAAAAAAACAAACCTGTAATAGTAAAACATACTACAAAAGAAGTTGCAAAAAAAGGATTGAGTGTCAGTATTTGTTTAGAGGGTGATTATTCTAAAGCAGGAAATAAAATTCGTGATTATGTTTATGAAACTTCTTTGATTACTCCTTATGCATCAATTACTTTTGATGACCCTAAAGGACAAAAATTTAGTCATCCTAGATTTGTAAAAGATATTCCACCACCACCTACTATTATTCGCCCTCATCCTCATGGAATTGACGTAGAACGAATTCGACGTATGATTGTTGAATCCCAATTTGAAATTCCAACAATTGATGATGCAATGATTGAAAAAGTTAGAAAAGATTTAGGTTTGTCCAAAAAGAATCTTAGTTTTAGTTCTATAATGGATAAAGCAAAGAAAAAATGGAAAAATCTTCCACGTCAAGTTAGAGTTGTAATTGCTTTAATGTCCTTTTTAAAAATGGATTTTGAAAAATTAAACAAAATTAGAATTGAGGATATTGACATGCCAAATAAAAAATTATTTTATTGGGATTTTGGTGATTCACAATCTAAATCTGTAGATATGGATCCTGAAAGTCAATATTATAAACAATTAACAAACACAGTTCAGGGCGAACCGTTAACCACATTTTTGACTAAACGATTTCAGCGTGTAGGGCCAACAACTGCAGTAAAATTTGCTGAATTTGCTAAAATAAAGCCTGAAAAAAGAATGGGCACTCTGACTAATCAAGAACTTGTCAATCTGAGTGATTCTCTTCAAAAATTTGATGATTTCATGGCTCCGGATTCTAGTTGTTTGGCTCCATTAGGTGCTGAACCTCTAGAAAAAGGAATTAAGAAATTTTTTAATCCTGATTTTGTAGCTGTAGTTCAACGTCCAGCTTCTGCTTATTCTGGATTTCCATTCATTATTGAAATGGGTATTGCTTATGGTGGTGATATTAAATCAGGCGGACCTCATGTTTATCGCTATGCAAATAGAATTCCATTACTTTATGATGAAGGAAGTGATGTTGTTATCAAAGTTGTAAATGACACTGATTGGGGAAGATACAAAGTAAAAGGTGAACCTCCTTTCATTATTGTTTCACATATTTGTTCAACAAGAATTCCATACAAAACTGCTGGAAAAGAAAATGTTGCAGATAGACAAGAAATAGAAAGAGAATTAAGATTAGCTTTGCAATTCTTATCTAGAAAATTATCTTCATTTATGTCTAAACGGGGTCAAGCTGAAGCTGCTAAAAAACGAGCAAATCTTTATGCAAAATACATTCCAATGATTGCAGAATTTTGTACCGAACTAGCTGGAAAGAAAAAAGAACCTAATTATAAGAAAATGTTAGAAACTGAAATTGAAACTGAAAATAAAAAAGCTGTAAAGGAGGAAAAAGAAATTGGCAACAAGTAA